From one Novosphingobium sp. genomic stretch:
- a CDS encoding family 78 glycoside hydrolase catalytic domain yields MAITGASALAAPALKAATPVALAVENLQADCLTEPRALHSEKVRLSWTLQAARRGTLQRAYRIGVASTPEGARSGHFDLWDSGRIESRQSLDIPYGGAPLPSRARCFWTVTVWDDQGHTATSTPASWEMGLLTPEDWKSGWIAAETALLREDRLAGLRWMRGAQGTGNKDGRSFRLDFELPEAAELTIYHCANRPAEGMIDDSALTIRHDAMRFGPQQTDRLVTQVQAGHHTIALFLKPDADAAPTAPAPHVAVLIRAKFASGKVLRFTGEHLRSMAGKPADWARASADLSAWGPATPDEDSAKFPGHGAFLLRRPFTAARAIRSARLYVAAMGAYVPFLNGQKVGDALLAPEWTDFSRHVLYRAYDVTNLVKPGANMLGAMVGDGWYGSYMAPAGRYGFGGPPLRLRAQLELDYSDGGKEIVASDQGWSVSPSAILACDMYDGEQVDSRLEQQGWSTTAFRPDQRWEAAPAIETPAVPLIGSAVQPIATSQSLRAKTVTPHGSGSVVVDFGQNFAGWVKLKTRGEAGRRITIRFAELLQPDGAVDQSNLRSARAMDSWVLRGDPSGESFEPHFTYHGFRYVQIDGLAGPLGAGDVEGVVVHSSLPETATLSLPHYVPQRMWQNGLWSQRSNFMGIPTDCPQRDERLGWMGDAHVFWDAACFNMDTAAFTRKFMRDVRDAQRDDGSFPDIAPNNDREHFTPPGSSPGWGDAGVFLPWTSWRRYGDTSVIDEHWSAMERFLASIHTANPDLLWKNGRGNDFGDWLALDAKQPGDPTTPKDLIGTAFWKACADAMVDMAQATGRGEAVERYRTLSGAITQAFAKAYVQSDGRIGNGSQTGYILALHFDLLPEGQRKAAADLLVADIARRGTLLSTGFLGTPYSLDVLADAGHGTLVYDLLLRTAYPSWGYMIAKNATTIWERWNGDTGDLSMNSYNHYALGAVAGFMFRRLAGIDPLEPGFARFRFDPVHDARMPSGGARYQSRRGLIATDWKRGGDGSFTLDITIPANTQGRLHLPARAATQVSEGGRPIAGRAEIKPVAGEGKLVLDVGSGTYRFRVNGADFT; encoded by the coding sequence ATGGCGATCACCGGTGCCAGCGCCCTTGCCGCCCCCGCGCTCAAAGCGGCAACCCCGGTGGCTCTGGCGGTCGAGAACCTTCAGGCCGACTGCCTGACCGAGCCGCGCGCGCTCCACAGCGAGAAGGTGCGCCTGTCATGGACCCTGCAGGCGGCGCGGCGCGGCACGCTGCAGCGCGCTTACCGCATCGGCGTGGCCAGCACGCCCGAAGGCGCCCGCTCCGGCCATTTCGACCTGTGGGACAGCGGCAGGATCGAAAGCCGCCAGAGCCTCGATATTCCCTATGGCGGCGCGCCCCTGCCCTCCCGCGCGCGCTGCTTCTGGACGGTGACAGTCTGGGACGATCAGGGCCACACCGCCACCAGCACCCCCGCCAGTTGGGAGATGGGCCTGCTGACGCCCGAGGACTGGAAGAGCGGCTGGATCGCCGCCGAAACCGCGCTCCTGCGTGAGGACCGGCTGGCAGGCCTGCGCTGGATGCGCGGCGCGCAGGGCACTGGCAACAAGGATGGCCGCAGCTTCCGTCTGGATTTCGAACTGCCAGAAGCGGCAGAGCTGACCATCTACCATTGCGCCAACCGCCCCGCCGAGGGGATGATCGACGACAGCGCTCTGACGATCCGCCACGATGCCATGCGCTTTGGCCCGCAGCAGACCGACCGCCTTGTGACGCAGGTGCAGGCCGGGCACCACACAATCGCGCTTTTCCTCAAGCCCGATGCTGATGCGGCCCCCACCGCCCCCGCTCCCCATGTCGCCGTGCTGATCCGCGCCAAGTTCGCCTCGGGCAAGGTGCTGCGCTTCACCGGTGAGCATCTGCGCAGCATGGCGGGCAAGCCTGCCGACTGGGCCAGGGCTAGCGCCGATCTGTCCGCATGGGGCCCCGCCACCCCCGATGAGGACAGCGCGAAATTCCCCGGCCATGGCGCCTTTCTGCTGCGCCGCCCCTTCACGGCAGCGCGCGCCATCCGCTCGGCGCGCCTTTATGTGGCGGCGATGGGGGCCTATGTGCCCTTCCTCAACGGGCAGAAGGTGGGCGATGCGCTGCTTGCTCCGGAATGGACCGATTTCAGCAGGCATGTGCTCTACCGCGCCTATGACGTGACCAATCTGGTCAAGCCCGGCGCCAATATGCTGGGCGCGATGGTCGGCGATGGCTGGTACGGCTCCTATATGGCGCCGGCGGGGCGCTATGGCTTTGGCGGCCCGCCGCTGCGGCTGCGCGCCCAGCTTGAGCTGGACTACAGCGATGGCGGCAAGGAGATCGTCGCTTCCGATCAGGGCTGGTCGGTCAGCCCCTCGGCCATCCTGGCCTGCGACATGTATGATGGCGAGCAGGTCGACAGCCGGCTGGAGCAGCAGGGCTGGTCCACCACCGCCTTCCGCCCCGACCAGCGCTGGGAAGCGGCCCCCGCCATCGAAACGCCCGCAGTGCCGCTGATCGGCTCGGCGGTGCAGCCCATCGCCACCTCGCAAAGCCTGCGCGCCAAGACCGTGACGCCGCATGGCAGCGGATCGGTCGTGGTGGATTTCGGGCAGAATTTCGCGGGCTGGGTGAAGCTGAAGACCAGGGGCGAGGCCGGGCGCCGCATCACCATCCGCTTTGCCGAACTGCTTCAACCCGATGGCGCGGTCGATCAGTCCAATCTGCGCTCGGCCCGCGCGATGGACAGTTGGGTGCTGCGCGGCGATCCCTCGGGCGAAAGCTTCGAGCCGCATTTCACCTATCACGGCTTCCGCTATGTGCAGATCGATGGCCTCGCCGGGCCGCTCGGCGCCGGCGATGTCGAGGGGGTCGTGGTGCATTCCAGCCTGCCCGAGACCGCCACGCTGTCGCTGCCGCATTACGTGCCCCAGCGCATGTGGCAGAACGGGCTGTGGAGCCAGCGCTCGAACTTCATGGGCATCCCCACCGACTGCCCCCAGCGCGATGAAAGGCTGGGCTGGATGGGCGACGCGCATGTCTTCTGGGACGCGGCGTGCTTCAACATGGACACCGCCGCCTTCACCCGCAAATTCATGCGCGACGTGCGCGATGCCCAGCGCGACGACGGCTCCTTCCCCGACATCGCCCCCAACAACGACCGCGAGCATTTCACCCCGCCCGGCTCCTCGCCCGGCTGGGGCGATGCCGGGGTGTTCCTGCCCTGGACGAGCTGGCGCCGCTATGGCGACACCAGCGTCATCGACGAACACTGGAGCGCGATGGAGCGCTTCCTTGCCTCGATCCACACCGCCAATCCGGATCTGCTGTGGAAGAACGGGCGCGGCAATGATTTCGGCGACTGGCTGGCGCTGGACGCCAAGCAGCCCGGCGACCCGACCACGCCCAAGGATCTGATCGGCACCGCCTTCTGGAAGGCCTGCGCCGATGCTATGGTCGACATGGCTCAGGCCACCGGGCGCGGCGAGGCGGTGGAGCGTTATCGCACCCTGTCAGGCGCCATCACGCAGGCCTTTGCCAAGGCCTATGTCCAGAGCGACGGGCGGATCGGCAATGGATCGCAGACCGGCTATATTCTGGCGCTGCATTTCGACCTTTTGCCTGAAGGCCAGCGCAAGGCGGCGGCCGATCTGCTGGTGGCGGATATCGCGCGGCGCGGCACGCTGCTTTCGACCGGCTTTCTGGGCACGCCCTACAGCCTCGATGTGCTGGCCGATGCCGGGCATGGCACGCTGGTCTATGACCTGCTGCTGCGCACGGCATACCCCTCATGGGGCTATATGATCGCCAAGAACGCCACCACCATCTGGGAGCGGTGGAACGGCGACACCGGCGATCTCTCGATGAATTCCTACAACCATTATGCGCTGGGGGCGGTGGCGGGCTTCATGTTCCGGCGGCTGGCGGGGATCGATCCGCTCGAGCCGGGCTTTGCGCGCTTCCGCTTCGATCCGGTCCATGATGCGCGCATGCCCTCGGGCGGAGCGCGTTACCAGAGCCGCCGTGGCCTGATCGCCACCGACTGGAAGCGGGGCGGCGATGGCAGCTTTACGCTGGACATCACCATTCCCGCCAACACGCAGGGGCGGCTGCATCTGCCCGCGCGCGCGGCCACGCAGGTCAGCGAGGGAGGGCGCCCCATCGCCGGGCGGGCCGAGATCAAGCCGGTTGCGGGTGAGGGCAAGCTTGTCCTCGATGTCGGTTCGGGCACCTATCGCTTCAGGGTGAATGGCGCCGACTTCACCTGA
- a CDS encoding HWE histidine kinase domain-containing protein: MSEQAQTVDLTNCDREPIHLLGAIQPSGFLLALTSDWLVARVSANIGDYLGVSPDQLIGQPLADFVPRVLIHNLRNRVACLTNPDMVERMFGATFTEDGRYYDIAIHISGGQIVLEAEPGAQHNGDANGTVRSLIVRLDAQPDLPSFYREGARQIRALLGYDRVMVYKFAPDGSGEVVAEACRSGIGSFKGLHYPASDIPQQARQLYKRNLLRLIRDVRAQPVPIIPALDANRKPLDLSLSVLRSVSPIHIEYLKNMGVDASLSISIVVDGELWGLFACHHYAPRAPSFELRSLSELFAQMFAMRLESRERRELVEYERRARDISDQLLSAVASDETLLNDPDWLGDILTNAIPADGVGVWINGGYAFSGITPPTDDFRRIIRALNGTAAGKVYATDHIGSLVDGAETFADLASGLLAIPISRSPRDYVVLFRRELRASVRWAGDPHKPVTYGPNGPRLTPRESFAEWHELVEGKSTPFTPSQIRVAETLRATLIEVVLRLADEATAHRHQANARQELLIAELNHRVRNILGVIRGLIRQSQPDEEAVKDFVRVVDGRIHALARAHNQITDDHWGPAPLEALIEAEAAAFAADKESSILSDGPPILLNPQAYSSMALVVHELVTNSTKYGSLSGQGEVHITWHRDDAGDLRFEWVESGGPLVKPPRRKGFGTTIIERSVPYDLGGTADISYDPDGVKARFCIPARHVSERKNFAGKKIRIPHAHVHEPFSFAPNFLSGKSVLLVEDSLIIALDAEDILVRFGATIATASTTEAAHDILDDSKPDLAILDINLGDRNSFGIASRLLDMGVPFFFASGYGEQAQLPMEHRSRLVVQKPYTTANIGRAVVELLGLEADAGALPLG; encoded by the coding sequence GTGTCAGAACAAGCGCAGACGGTCGATCTTACCAATTGCGATCGCGAGCCCATTCACCTGCTGGGCGCCATCCAGCCTTCGGGCTTCCTGCTGGCGCTGACGTCGGACTGGCTGGTGGCGCGCGTCTCGGCCAACATCGGCGACTATCTGGGGGTCTCGCCCGATCAGTTGATCGGCCAGCCTCTCGCCGATTTCGTGCCGCGCGTGCTGATCCACAATCTGCGCAACCGCGTCGCCTGCCTCACCAACCCCGACATGGTCGAGCGCATGTTCGGCGCCACCTTCACCGAGGATGGGCGCTATTACGACATCGCCATCCACATTTCCGGCGGCCAGATCGTGCTGGAGGCCGAACCCGGCGCGCAGCACAATGGCGATGCCAATGGCACGGTGCGCAGTCTGATCGTGCGGCTCGACGCCCAGCCCGACCTGCCCTCCTTCTACCGCGAGGGTGCCCGCCAGATCCGCGCCCTGCTCGGCTACGACCGGGTGATGGTCTACAAATTCGCCCCCGACGGCTCGGGCGAGGTGGTGGCCGAGGCCTGTCGTTCGGGCATCGGCAGCTTCAAGGGGCTGCATTACCCCGCCAGCGACATTCCCCAGCAGGCCCGCCAGCTCTACAAGCGCAACCTGCTGCGGCTGATCCGCGATGTGCGCGCGCAGCCGGTGCCGATCATCCCCGCGCTGGACGCCAACCGCAAGCCGCTGGATCTGTCGCTGTCGGTGCTGCGTTCGGTCTCACCGATCCATATCGAATATCTGAAAAACATGGGGGTCGATGCCTCGCTGTCGATCTCGATCGTGGTCGATGGCGAGCTGTGGGGCCTCTTCGCCTGCCACCATTACGCGCCGCGCGCGCCCAGCTTCGAATTGCGCTCGCTGAGCGAACTCTTCGCCCAGATGTTCGCCATGCGGCTGGAAAGCCGCGAGCGCCGCGAACTGGTCGAGTATGAGCGCCGCGCCCGCGACATTTCCGACCAGTTGCTCAGCGCCGTGGCCTCGGACGAGACGCTGCTCAACGATCCCGACTGGCTGGGCGATATTCTGACGAACGCCATCCCCGCCGATGGTGTGGGCGTGTGGATCAACGGCGGCTATGCCTTTTCGGGCATCACCCCGCCCACCGACGATTTCCGCCGCATCATCCGCGCGCTCAACGGCACGGCGGCGGGCAAGGTCTATGCCACCGATCATATCGGCTCGCTGGTCGATGGGGCAGAGACCTTCGCCGACCTCGCCTCGGGCCTGCTGGCGATCCCCATCTCGCGCTCGCCGCGCGACTATGTGGTGCTGTTCCGGCGCGAGTTGCGCGCATCGGTGCGCTGGGCGGGCGATCCGCACAAGCCGGTCACCTATGGCCCCAACGGCCCGCGCCTGACCCCGCGCGAAAGCTTCGCCGAATGGCATGAGCTGGTCGAGGGCAAGTCCACCCCCTTCACCCCCTCGCAGATCCGCGTGGCCGAAACCCTGCGCGCCACGCTGATCGAGGTGGTGCTGCGCCTGGCCGATGAGGCCACCGCGCATCGCCATCAGGCCAATGCCCGGCAGGAGCTGCTGATCGCCGAACTCAACCACCGGGTGCGCAACATTCTGGGCGTGATCCGGGGCCTGATCCGGCAGTCGCAACCCGATGAGGAGGCGGTGAAGGATTTCGTGCGCGTGGTCGACGGGCGCATCCACGCGCTGGCCCGCGCCCACAACCAGATCACCGACGACCACTGGGGGCCCGCCCCTCTGGAGGCGCTGATCGAGGCCGAGGCCGCCGCCTTTGCCGCTGACAAGGAAAGCTCGATCCTGTCGGACGGGCCGCCGATCCTGCTCAACCCTCAGGCCTATTCCTCCATGGCGCTGGTGGTCCACGAACTGGTCACCAACTCCACCAAATATGGCAGCCTGTCAGGCCAGGGCGAGGTCCATATCACATGGCATCGCGACGATGCCGGCGACCTGCGCTTCGAATGGGTGGAAAGCGGCGGCCCGCTGGTCAAACCCCCGCGCCGCAAGGGTTTCGGCACCACCATCATCGAACGCTCGGTCCCCTATGATCTGGGCGGCACGGCGGACATCAGCTACGATCCCGACGGGGTGAAGGCGCGCTTCTGCATCCCGGCGCGCCATGTGTCCGAACGCAAGAATTTTGCAGGCAAGAAGATCCGCATCCCTCACGCCCATGTGCATGAGCCCTTCTCCTTCGCGCCCAATTTCCTGTCGGGCAAATCGGTGCTGCTGGTGGAAGACAGCCTGATCATCGCGCTGGATGCCGAGGATATTCTGGTGCGCTTCGGCGCCACCATCGCCACGGCCTCCACCACCGAGGCGGCGCATGATATCCTCGATGACAGCAAGCCCGATCTGGCGATCCTTGACATCAATCTGGGCGACCGCAACAGCTTCGGCATCGCCAGCCGATTGCTGGATATGGGCGTGCCCTTCTTCTTCGCCTCGGGCTATGGCGAGCAGGCGCAATTGCCGATGGAGCATCGCTCAAGGCTGGTGGTGCAGAAGCCCTACACCACCGCCAACATCGGTCGCGCCGTGGTCGAACTGCTGGGGCTGGAAGCCGACGCCGGGGCCCTGCCCCTCGGGTAA
- a CDS encoding acyltransferase, producing MDSILTSPRLMAKLPPPHPASPPPSCASGPLPGREKGRYDRIDALRALAMAAVIAQHTDIFPIGWLGVWIFYVMSGFVVTLSIRRGNLRAGTGRDKGAALAGFYIRRAARIIPLYWAYVALAGLATFWLPGPDDPWEILSQASFTYNFYLLDHPEISVVPTTHLWTISVEMQFYALAGIAIVLLSDGALKRCLAGVVVGCLLGRIALIGQLQHFNQSAHLSFLHFDAFAAGGLLALYRQRIGPQQAGLLMMLGVMAMALLVTAYALVNHHLGARGVEVVQKILSGDGMGQGRGAFIFSAATMLGVGCVAMAAAGRGWLPAMLSWPWLVRIGRASYSGYLLHFAVIEGLLDLSMLVMGRDPTHSGAGAMQILCRLALCLGATLVTVLLADLCHRKLEVPLARVTRMLLERFFLKPRLA from the coding sequence ATGGACTCCATTCTGACAAGCCCGAGGCTGATGGCCAAGCTCCCGCCCCCGCATCCGGCGAGCCCGCCGCCATCCTGCGCGAGTGGCCCGCTGCCCGGCAGGGAGAAGGGGCGCTACGACCGGATCGATGCCTTGCGGGCGCTGGCGATGGCGGCGGTGATCGCGCAGCATACCGATATCTTCCCCATCGGCTGGCTGGGGGTGTGGATCTTCTATGTGATGTCGGGCTTCGTCGTGACGCTCTCGATCCGTCGCGGCAATCTGCGCGCGGGCACCGGGCGGGATAAAGGGGCGGCGCTGGCGGGTTTCTACATCCGCCGCGCGGCGCGGATCATCCCCCTCTATTGGGCCTATGTGGCGCTGGCCGGGCTGGCCACCTTCTGGCTGCCGGGGCCGGATGACCCGTGGGAGATCCTGTCGCAGGCCAGCTTTACCTATAATTTCTATCTGCTGGATCATCCCGAAATATCGGTGGTGCCTACCACCCATCTCTGGACCATCTCGGTGGAGATGCAGTTCTACGCGCTGGCGGGGATCGCCATCGTGCTGCTGTCCGATGGGGCGCTCAAGCGCTGTCTGGCGGGGGTGGTCGTGGGATGCCTGCTGGGGCGCATCGCGCTGATCGGCCAGTTGCAGCATTTCAACCAGTCGGCGCATCTCTCCTTCCTGCATTTCGATGCCTTTGCCGCGGGCGGGCTGCTGGCGCTCTATCGGCAGCGGATCGGGCCGCAGCAGGCTGGTCTGCTGATGATGCTGGGGGTGATGGCGATGGCGCTGCTGGTCACCGCCTATGCGCTGGTGAACCATCATCTGGGCGCGCGGGGCGTGGAGGTGGTGCAGAAGATCCTGTCGGGCGACGGCATGGGGCAGGGGCGCGGCGCCTTCATCTTTTCGGCCGCCACCATGCTGGGGGTGGGCTGCGTGGCGATGGCGGCAGCAGGGCGCGGCTGGCTGCCTGCCATGCTGAGCTGGCCCTGGCTGGTGCGGATCGGGCGGGCGTCCTATTCGGGCTATCTGCTGCATTTCGCGGTGATCGAGGGGCTGCTCGACCTGTCGATGCTGGTGATGGGGCGCGATCCGACGCACAGCGGGGCGGGGGCGATGCAGATCCTCTGCCGGCTGGCGCTGTGTCTGGGGGCGACGCTGGTGACGGTGCTGCTGGCCGATCTGTGCCATCGCAAGCTGGAGGTGCCGCTCGCCCGCGTCACCCGCATGCTGCTCGAACGTTTTTTTCTCAAGCCCCGGCTGGCCTGA
- a CDS encoding NADP-dependent malic enzyme, which yields MDDTLYRAALDYHRYPKPGKLSIEPTKRMVNQRDLALAYSPGVAIPCTEIAADPDKALEYTARGNLVAVISNGTAVLGLGAIGALASKPVMEGKAVLFKKFADIDVFDIEVDTTDPQKFIDAVALLEPTFGGINLEDIKAPECFFIEAELKKRMNIPVFHDDQHGTAIVVAAGVRNALVLQGKELSEVKLVTSGAGAAALACVDLLVSMGLRIENVTLTDKDGVIHAGREGMAPNMARYARETNARALPEVLPGANVFLGLSAPGVLKPEWLPLLAEKPLIFALANPEPEIRPEVVREQRPDAIVATGRSDYPNQVNNVLCFPYIFRGALDVGATAINEEMKAAAAEAIASLARLPAHESVAQAYGGRRLTFGAEYIIPTPFDPRLISEIAPAVAKAAMDSGVARKTIDLDAYRRSLAEQNLRSTQLMMPVFEAARGSQKRVVYAEGEDERVLRAIQDVLDEGLAKPTIVGRRRILSKIMPDLNLRFALDRDVEVIDPETDHEILRPLVDAYRQIAARKGVPSQEIARHVYRRPTVTAAMLLRTGRVDAALVGGKSEYWSQIEHVLQTIDPLPGLQRVYALSGLILDAGALFITDTHLVPDPTPEQIAEMTILAASRVAQFGLTPRVALLSHSNFGSSHSPSARKMRAAFKLVKQQAPDLQVDGEMHADAALSQRLRETLVADSPLEGPANLLVMPNLDAANITLTALAASSSSPTVGPMLMGLSKPIHVLTPGVTARGILNLTTIAAAEVCHRQ from the coding sequence ATGGACGATACGCTTTACCGCGCCGCACTCGATTATCACCGCTATCCCAAGCCGGGCAAACTCAGCATCGAGCCGACCAAGCGCATGGTCAACCAGCGCGATCTGGCGCTGGCCTATTCGCCGGGCGTCGCCATCCCCTGCACCGAAATCGCCGCCGACCCCGACAAGGCGCTGGAATACACCGCGCGCGGCAATCTGGTCGCGGTGATCTCCAACGGTACGGCGGTGCTGGGTCTGGGCGCGATCGGCGCGCTGGCCTCCAAGCCGGTGATGGAGGGCAAGGCGGTGCTCTTCAAGAAATTCGCCGACATCGACGTGTTCGACATCGAGGTCGACACCACCGATCCGCAAAAGTTCATCGATGCGGTCGCCCTGCTGGAGCCGACCTTCGGCGGCATCAACCTTGAGGACATCAAGGCCCCCGAATGCTTCTTCATCGAGGCCGAGCTGAAGAAGCGCATGAACATCCCGGTGTTTCATGACGACCAGCACGGCACCGCCATCGTGGTCGCCGCCGGCGTGCGCAATGCGCTGGTGCTTCAGGGCAAGGAGCTGTCCGAGGTCAAGCTGGTCACCTCGGGCGCGGGCGCTGCTGCCTTGGCCTGTGTCGATCTGCTGGTCTCGATGGGGCTGCGGATCGAGAATGTGACGCTGACCGACAAGGATGGTGTGATCCATGCCGGGCGTGAGGGCATGGCCCCCAACATGGCCCGCTATGCGCGCGAGACCAACGCGCGCGCCCTGCCCGAAGTGCTGCCGGGCGCGAATGTGTTCCTCGGCCTCTCGGCGCCGGGTGTGTTGAAGCCCGAGTGGCTGCCGCTGCTGGCCGAAAAGCCGCTGATCTTCGCGCTCGCCAATCCCGAGCCGGAAATCCGCCCCGAGGTGGTGCGCGAGCAGCGCCCCGACGCCATCGTCGCCACCGGGCGTTCGGATTATCCCAATCAGGTCAACAACGTCCTGTGCTTCCCCTACATCTTCCGCGGCGCGCTCGATGTCGGCGCCACGGCGATCAATGAGGAGATGAAGGCCGCCGCGGCCGAGGCCATCGCCTCGCTGGCGCGTCTGCCCGCGCATGAAAGCGTGGCCCAGGCCTATGGCGGCCGCCGCCTGACCTTCGGCGCGGAATACATCATCCCCACGCCCTTCGATCCGCGCCTGATTTCCGAAATCGCTCCCGCCGTCGCCAAGGCGGCGATGGACAGCGGCGTGGCGCGCAAGACCATCGACCTCGACGCCTATCGCCGTTCGCTGGCCGAGCAGAACCTGCGCTCGACCCAGCTGATGATGCCGGTGTTCGAGGCCGCGCGCGGCAGCCAGAAGCGCGTGGTCTATGCCGAGGGCGAGGATGAGCGCGTGCTGCGCGCCATTCAGGACGTGCTGGACGAAGGGCTGGCCAAGCCGACCATCGTCGGGCGCCGCCGCATCCTTTCGAAGATCATGCCTGATCTCAACCTGCGTTTCGCGCTGGACCGCGATGTCGAGGTGATCGACCCCGAAACCGATCACGAGATCCTGCGCCCGCTGGTCGATGCCTATCGCCAGATCGCCGCGCGCAAGGGCGTGCCCTCGCAGGAAATCGCGCGCCATGTCTATCGCCGCCCCACGGTGACGGCGGCGATGCTGCTGCGCACCGGCCGCGTCGATGCCGCGCTGGTGGGCGGCAAGTCCGAATATTGGAGCCAGATCGAGCATGTGCTGCAGACCATCGATCCGCTTCCCGGACTGCAGCGCGTCTATGCGCTGTCGGGGCTGATCCTCGATGCCGGTGCGCTGTTCATCACCGACACCCATCTGGTGCCTGACCCCACGCCCGAGCAGATCGCCGAAATGACGATTTTGGCCGCCAGCCGTGTCGCGCAATTCGGCCTGACGCCGCGCGTGGCGCTGCTTTCGCATTCGAACTTCGGCTCTTCCCACAGCCCCAGCGCGCGCAAGATGCGCGCCGCCTTCAAGCTGGTGAAGCAGCAGGCGCCGGACCTGCAGGTCGATGGCGAAATGCATGCCGATGCCGCCTTGTCGCAGCGCCTGCGCGAAACGCTGGTGGCCGACAGCCCGCTCGAAGGCCCGGCGAACCTGCTGGTCATGCCCAATCTGGATGCGGCCAACATCACGCTGACGGCGCTGGCGGCCTCCTCCAGCTCGCCCACCGTGGGGCCGATGCTGATGGGCCTGTCCAAGCCGATCCATGTGCTGACGCCCGGCGTGACCGCGCGCGGCATCCTCAACCTGACGACCATCGCGGCGGCCGAAGTCTGCCACCGCCAGTAA
- a CDS encoding magnesium transporter CorA family protein, which produces MLTAIPSDAANPVWIDLLMPDEADISRIEQNYGIKVPDRAALREIESTSRLRADGDTLYMSVPLLARTGTPQWEIAPTGFILSPKVLVTVRYAQLDLFEAMTKELAEAQDLTPPLALVRLLEEAVDRAADHLEHAAELVGDVAQTVFFDDLGEGGLARETRILRKTIRTIGRANDRASRVRYMFLSMGRMVSFVGDRCTPKLDQDIQDRLSAVGHDIASLDEFEVSLSGRIQLIQDAATGLISIEQNDVVKLLTVASVVGIPPVLIVGIYGMNFKNMPELGWSWGYPYALGLCVLSAVVPYLWFKWRDWI; this is translated from the coding sequence ATGCTCACAGCGATTCCTTCTGATGCCGCCAATCCGGTCTGGATCGACCTGCTGATGCCCGATGAGGCCGATATCAGCCGTATCGAGCAGAATTACGGCATCAAGGTGCCCGACCGCGCCGCCCTGCGCGAGATCGAATCCACCAGCCGCCTGCGCGCCGATGGCGACACGCTCTACATGAGCGTGCCCCTGCTGGCCCGCACCGGCACCCCGCAATGGGAGATCGCGCCGACCGGTTTCATCCTGTCGCCCAAGGTGCTGGTGACGGTGCGCTATGCCCAGCTGGACCTGTTCGAGGCGATGACCAAGGAGCTTGCCGAGGCACAGGATCTCACCCCGCCGCTGGCGCTGGTCCGGCTGCTGGAAGAGGCGGTGGACCGCGCCGCCGATCACCTCGAACACGCCGCCGAGCTGGTGGGCGATGTCGCCCAGACGGTGTTCTTCGACGATCTGGGCGAGGGCGGTCTGGCGCGGGAGACCCGCATTTTGCGCAAGACGATCCGCACCATCGGGCGCGCCAACGATCGCGCCTCACGCGTGCGCTACATGTTTCTGAGCATGGGGCGGATGGTCAGCTTCGTGGGGGACCGCTGCACCCCAAAGCTCGATCAGGACATTCAGGACCGGCTCTCGGCGGTGGGGCACGATATCGCGTCTCTGGATGAGTTCGAGGTGAGCTTGTCGGGGCGGATCCAGCTGATCCAGGATGCCGCGACGGGGCTGATCAGCATCGAGCAGAACGATGTGGTCAAGCTGCTGACGGTGGCCTCGGTGGTGGGCATCCCGCCGGTGCTGATCGTGGGCATCTATGGCATGAACTTCAAGAACATGCCCGAGCTGGGGTGGAGCTGGGGCTATCCCTATGCGCTGGGGCTGTGCGTGCTGTCGGCGGTGGTGCCGTATCTGTGGTTCAAGTGGCGGGACTGGATTTAG